Part of the Streptomyces sp. NBC_00457 genome, GCACGCGTTCCCTGGTGCGCGGTCACCACCAGATGCACGCCTCGGAGTTCACCGGCGACCATGACGCGGGCCGTGAATTCCAGTACCGCAACGACCAGTTGATGTACGTCGCCGACGGAGCGGTGGAGATCGAGGCGGAGGGCCGCGCCTACCGCCTGGGCCGTGGCGACACCTTGTACCTCACAGGCGGGGTGCGGCACCGCTGGCGTGCCACCGAGCCGGACACCCGGGTGGTCGTCGTCGCGGTGGCCGAGCACATCGAGGCTGTCCGGGACCGGCCGCGCAGGTGAGAGTCGTCTCCCTCGTCCCGTCGCTCACCGAGGCCGTGGCCCTGACACTGCCGGGGACCCTCGTCGGCGCCACGGACTGGTGCACCCGTCCGGCGGACCTGGACGTGCCCCGCGTCGGCGGCACCAAGAACCCGGCGATCGGCCGGATCACCGCGCTCCGCCCCGACC contains:
- a CDS encoding helix-turn-helix domain-containing protein translates to MGDHKEQPLRVGAAVRRRRRALDLTLAVVAERSGLSVPFLSQVENDRARPSRSSLEKVADALRTTAVELLAAADPACSVDVVRAECESGPEPSTRSLVRGHHQMHASEFTGDHDAGREFQYRNDQLMYVADGAVEIEAEGRAYRLGRGDTLYLTGGVRHRWRATEPDTRVVVVAVAEHIEAVRDRPRR